In Janibacter sp. CX7, a single genomic region encodes these proteins:
- a CDS encoding PHB depolymerase family esterase, which translates to MRALRVVVGSVLLSGAMVAASATSSSSAPPGAAGSGAAGSGAAEAGATASAAGSLTQVTGFGTNPGNLAMYEYVPAGLPAGAPTVVALHGCTQSAAAYHQGSGWSQLADEYGFAVVYPQQSSGNNANSCFNFFEAGDTTRGQGEAASIAQMVTHARSSHSLGSDNTFVTGLSAGGGMTSAMLATYPDLFAGGSVVAGLPFRCATSMVDAFGCMSNPPDKTPQQWGALARDGYPGHSGPRPKVAVWHGTSDTTVVPANARELVDQFTDVAGVSRTATETTTLSGGTTRRAYGDEVVEYSVQGMGHGTPVDPGSGADQCGQAGAYFLDTICSARHDAAFFGISAPVDPGDPGDPDPEPGACVTASNYDHTVAGRAHQSGGMTFANGSGDAMGLWNVFTTTELEETAPGYWKVGC; encoded by the coding sequence ATGCGTGCACTTCGGGTGGTCGTCGGTTCGGTCCTGCTGAGCGGGGCGATGGTCGCCGCGTCGGCGACGAGCTCCTCGTCCGCGCCACCCGGGGCGGCGGGGTCCGGGGCGGCCGGGTCCGGGGCAGCCGAGGCCGGGGCGACGGCGAGCGCGGCTGGGTCCCTCACCCAGGTGACCGGCTTCGGGACCAACCCCGGCAACCTCGCGATGTACGAGTACGTGCCGGCCGGACTGCCGGCCGGGGCGCCCACGGTCGTCGCGCTGCACGGGTGCACCCAGTCGGCTGCGGCCTACCACCAGGGGTCCGGGTGGTCTCAGCTCGCCGACGAGTACGGCTTCGCCGTCGTCTACCCGCAGCAGTCGTCGGGCAACAACGCCAACTCCTGCTTCAACTTCTTCGAGGCCGGCGACACCACGCGCGGTCAGGGCGAGGCCGCCTCGATCGCGCAGATGGTCACGCACGCGCGCTCGTCGCACTCGCTCGGCAGCGACAACACCTTCGTCACCGGCCTGTCCGCCGGCGGCGGGATGACGTCGGCGATGCTCGCGACCTATCCCGATCTCTTCGCCGGCGGGTCGGTCGTCGCCGGCCTGCCCTTCCGGTGCGCGACGTCGATGGTCGACGCCTTCGGGTGCATGAGCAACCCGCCGGACAAGACGCCGCAGCAGTGGGGCGCGCTGGCGCGGGACGGATATCCGGGCCACTCCGGTCCCCGCCCGAAGGTCGCGGTCTGGCACGGCACGTCGGACACGACGGTCGTGCCGGCCAATGCCCGCGAGCTCGTCGACCAGTTCACCGACGTCGCCGGGGTCTCGCGGACCGCGACCGAGACGACGACACTCAGCGGTGGCACGACCCGACGCGCCTACGGCGACGAGGTCGTCGAGTACTCCGTGCAGGGCATGGGCCACGGCACGCCGGTCGACCCCGGCAGCGGTGCCGACCAGTGCGGCCAGGCGGGCGCCTACTTCCTCGACACGATCTGCTCCGCGCGGCACGACGCGGCCTTCTTCGGCATCAGCGCCCCGGTCGACCCGGGCGACCCCGGTGACCCCGACCCGGAGCCCGGCGCGTGCGTCACCGCGAGCAACTACGACCACACCGTGGCCGGCCGCGCCCACCAGTCCGGCGGGATGACCTTCGCCAACGGCTCCGGCGACGCCATGGGCCTGTGGAATGTCTTCACCACGACCGAGCTCGAGGAGACCGCTCCCGGCTACTGGAAGGTCGGCTGCTGA
- a CDS encoding dipeptidase produces MTTSSEPIRVLDGHNDLPWHHREVAAYDLEACDIAEPQPHLHTDLPRMREGGLAAQLWSVWVPCSMEGEDAVVATHQQIDFVEAMCRRYEEMVPARTAAEVRAAWAEGRHAALIGMEGGHSINGSLQHLANFADRGARYMTLTHNDNTPWADSATDERVHGGLTDLGREIVARMNDLGVMVDLSHVSAETMHDALDATRLPVLFSHSGARAVCDHPRNVPDDVLERIPGNGGVVMANVVPKFVNQARADEVLGRTDVVPDPVATIEHVVAHFEHLREVVGIEHVGIGADYDGVDETPVGLEDVASYPRLLGALGERGWSRSDLEALAHGNVMRVLEATEV; encoded by the coding sequence ATGACGACGAGCAGCGAGCCCATCCGCGTCCTCGACGGCCACAACGACCTGCCCTGGCACCACCGCGAGGTGGCGGCCTACGACCTCGAGGCCTGCGACATCGCCGAGCCACAGCCGCACCTGCACACGGACCTGCCCCGGATGCGCGAAGGGGGTCTGGCCGCCCAGCTGTGGTCGGTGTGGGTGCCGTGCTCGATGGAGGGTGAGGACGCGGTCGTCGCGACGCACCAGCAGATCGATTTCGTCGAGGCGATGTGCCGACGCTACGAGGAGATGGTGCCGGCGCGCACGGCCGCCGAGGTCCGCGCCGCGTGGGCCGAGGGCAGGCACGCGGCGCTCATCGGCATGGAGGGTGGGCACAGCATCAACGGCTCGCTGCAGCACCTCGCCAACTTCGCCGACCGCGGCGCGCGCTACATGACGCTCACGCACAACGACAACACCCCGTGGGCCGACTCGGCGACCGACGAGCGGGTGCACGGCGGGCTGACCGACCTCGGGCGCGAGATCGTCGCGCGGATGAACGACCTCGGGGTCATGGTCGACCTGTCCCACGTGAGCGCCGAGACGATGCACGACGCGCTCGACGCGACGCGGTTGCCGGTGCTCTTCAGCCACTCGGGCGCCCGGGCCGTGTGCGACCACCCGCGCAACGTGCCCGACGATGTCCTCGAGCGCATCCCGGGCAACGGCGGGGTCGTCATGGCCAATGTCGTGCCGAAGTTCGTCAACCAGGCCCGCGCCGACGAGGTGCTCGGCCGCACCGACGTCGTGCCGGACCCGGTCGCGACGATCGAGCACGTCGTCGCGCACTTCGAGCACCTGCGCGAGGTGGTCGGCATCGAGCACGTCGGCATCGGCGCCGACTACGACGGGGTGGACGAGACGCCGGTCGGGCTCGAGGACGTCGCTAGCTATCCGCGCCTGCTCGGCGCGCTGGGGGAGCGGGGCTGGAGCCGCAGCGACCTCGAGGCCCTCGCGCACGGCAACGTGATGCGGGTCCTCGAGGCCACGGAGGTCTAG
- a CDS encoding RNA-binding S4 domain-containing protein, with protein MTSPEAVHIRDESIRLGQLLKLAGLVEDGVMAREVIAAGEVSVDGQVETRRGAQVRAGSVVGFAGQQVEVVTGEAEIDVPW; from the coding sequence GTGACCTCCCCCGAAGCCGTCCACATCCGCGACGAGTCCATCCGCCTCGGCCAGCTGCTCAAGCTCGCCGGGCTCGTGGAGGACGGCGTCATGGCCCGTGAGGTCATCGCTGCCGGTGAGGTGAGCGTCGACGGTCAGGTCGAGACCCGTCGTGGCGCGCAGGTCCGGGCGGGCAGCGTCGTGGGCTTCGCCGGTCAGCAGGTCGAGGTCGTCACCGGAGAGGCCGAGATCGACGTCCCCTGGTAG
- a CDS encoding ATP-binding cassette domain-containing protein: MVVNDPKVSIGTRALSVSRGGREVLRSVTCEFPPGCTVLMGPNGAGKTTLFRALLGDMRINSGSVLRGGRPVASSHDWRVLRGDLGWLPQSFGAPDRATVSSIIQYAAWLKRCDVDVERVLSAVGLAGVARSPFGRLSGGQMRRVGIACALVGNPRSILMDEPTVGLDPEQRDDFHRRIRGISTDTSVVISTHLLEDVAAVAQRLVIIHDGAVRFEGTPAGLTGVSAPEVADVREGYLRAIA; the protein is encoded by the coding sequence GTGGTCGTCAACGATCCGAAAGTGAGTATTGGGACCCGAGCACTCAGTGTGAGCCGTGGCGGCCGCGAAGTGCTTCGATCCGTTACCTGCGAGTTTCCGCCGGGTTGTACCGTCCTCATGGGCCCCAACGGTGCAGGGAAAACGACCCTCTTCCGGGCGCTCCTTGGTGATATGAGAATCAACAGCGGGAGCGTTCTCCGTGGTGGCCGCCCCGTAGCCTCTTCCCACGACTGGCGAGTCTTGCGCGGTGACCTCGGGTGGTTGCCCCAGTCATTCGGCGCGCCGGATCGGGCCACTGTTTCGAGCATTATCCAGTACGCCGCATGGCTGAAACGCTGCGATGTCGATGTGGAGCGCGTTCTGTCGGCCGTGGGCCTCGCCGGTGTCGCTCGATCCCCTTTTGGACGACTTTCGGGTGGTCAGATGCGCAGGGTGGGAATCGCCTGTGCGCTGGTGGGCAACCCCCGCAGCATTCTCATGGACGAGCCCACAGTGGGTCTCGACCCGGAGCAGCGCGATGATTTTCACCGTAGAATTCGTGGCATTTCTACGGACACCTCGGTGGTGATTTCGACGCACCTTCTCGAGGACGTAGCGGCAGTGGCGCAGCGACTGGTCATCATCCACGATGGCGCGGTCCGGTTTGAAGGCACCCCAGCGGGCCTGACTGGTGTGTCAGCCCCCGAGGTAGCGGACGTGCGTGAAGGGTACCTGCGTGCGATTGCATGA
- a CDS encoding aspartate/glutamate racemase family protein has protein sequence MRLLGVLGGMGWSATAEYYRRLNEGIDARLGGLHSARVLVHSLDFQPVDDAENAGDWDEMARLLVEGARSLQAGGAEGIILAANTMHVVADQVADAVDVPFLHIAEATARRVEASRQRKVGLLATLTTMSGDFYTTPFTQRGIEVILPEEAERPEVDRIIYEELVHGVIKDSSRRALRTVLQGMTDRGAECVVLAGTELGLLLEEDDCPVPLHDTTAIHVDQALDWMLTEG, from the coding sequence ATGCGTCTCCTCGGTGTCCTCGGCGGAATGGGTTGGTCGGCGACGGCGGAGTACTACCGCCGTCTCAACGAAGGGATCGACGCGCGCCTGGGCGGCTTGCACAGCGCCCGCGTCCTCGTCCACAGCCTCGACTTCCAGCCGGTCGACGATGCCGAGAACGCGGGTGACTGGGACGAGATGGCACGGCTGCTCGTCGAGGGCGCCCGCAGCCTGCAGGCCGGGGGAGCGGAGGGCATCATCCTCGCCGCCAACACGATGCACGTCGTGGCGGACCAGGTCGCCGATGCCGTCGACGTCCCCTTCCTCCACATCGCCGAGGCGACGGCCCGCCGGGTCGAGGCCTCCCGCCAGCGCAAGGTCGGCCTGCTCGCGACCCTGACGACGATGTCCGGCGACTTCTACACCACGCCCTTCACCCAGCGCGGCATCGAGGTGATCCTGCCCGAGGAGGCCGAGCGGCCCGAGGTCGACCGGATCATCTACGAGGAGCTCGTGCACGGGGTCATCAAGGACTCCTCGCGCCGGGCGCTGCGCACGGTTCTGCAGGGGATGACCGACCGCGGCGCCGAGTGCGTCGTGCTCGCCGGCACCGAGCTCGGCCTCCTGCTCGAGGAGGACGACTGCCCCGTGCCGCTGCACGACACGACGGCGATCCACGTCGACCAGGCGCTCGACTGGATGCTCACCGAGGGCTGA
- a CDS encoding P1 family peptidase — MRPGAHNAITDVPGVRVGHATRDEPGWLTGTTVVVPPVGTTAGVDVRGGGPGTRETDLLDPRNLVDAVDAIVLSGGSAYGLSAADGVVAALADEGRGWPVGPGPGEVVPIVPAAILFDLGRAGAWRHHPGPDEGRAAYLAASDGPVDEGGVGAGTGARAGGLRGGVGSASLVLSSGATVGALVAVNAVGSPLSPDGRLLAERLLVPGEVDLPEPDPVAVQAHWERQAAEAQALRAGTATTLAVVATDARLDKAGCSKLAGVAHDGFARALSPVHTAFDGDTVFALSTPGEVTPTPFDVVELQTAAADCVSRAIARAVLAAASVDHTDAGGAALPGYRETLSRR; from the coding sequence ATGCGCCCCGGAGCCCACAACGCCATCACCGACGTGCCCGGCGTCCGCGTCGGTCACGCCACCCGTGACGAACCCGGTTGGCTGACCGGCACGACGGTGGTCGTCCCACCAGTCGGCACCACGGCCGGTGTCGACGTGCGTGGTGGTGGGCCCGGCACCCGCGAGACCGACCTGCTCGACCCGCGCAACCTCGTCGACGCGGTCGACGCGATCGTGCTCTCGGGGGGCAGCGCCTACGGCCTCTCCGCCGCCGACGGCGTCGTCGCCGCACTCGCGGACGAGGGCCGCGGCTGGCCGGTCGGCCCCGGGCCCGGCGAGGTCGTGCCGATCGTGCCCGCGGCGATCCTCTTCGACCTCGGCCGCGCCGGCGCGTGGCGCCACCACCCGGGGCCCGACGAGGGGCGGGCCGCCTACCTCGCGGCGAGCGACGGTCCGGTGGACGAAGGGGGTGTCGGCGCCGGCACCGGGGCCCGTGCCGGGGGCCTGCGCGGCGGCGTCGGGTCGGCGAGCCTCGTCCTGTCGTCGGGCGCGACGGTCGGTGCGCTCGTCGCGGTCAACGCCGTCGGCTCGCCCCTCTCCCCCGATGGTCGGCTGCTCGCCGAGCGCCTGCTCGTGCCGGGCGAGGTCGACCTCCCCGAGCCCGATCCCGTTGCGGTGCAAGCCCACTGGGAGCGCCAGGCGGCCGAGGCGCAGGCGCTGCGCGCGGGGACCGCGACGACGCTCGCGGTCGTCGCGACCGATGCCCGGCTCGACAAGGCCGGCTGCTCGAAGCTCGCTGGCGTCGCCCACGACGGCTTCGCCCGGGCACTCTCGCCCGTGCACACGGCCTTCGACGGCGACACGGTCTTCGCGCTGTCGACCCCCGGCGAGGTGACGCCGACCCCCTTCGACGTCGTGGAGCTGCAGACCGCGGCAGCCGACTGCGTGAGCCGGGCCATCGCCCGGGCGGTGCTCGCCGCGGCCTCGGTCGACCACACGGATGCCGGCGGGGCTGCCCTGCCGGGCTATCGCGAGACGCTCAGTCGGAGGTGA
- the guaB gene encoding IMP dehydrogenase, producing MDFGDPTARDHTGGAAPDPFAKLGLTYDDVLLLPGYSELAPGDLDTTSRLTREISIRTPLISAAMDTVTESRMAIAMARQGGIGVLHRNLSIEDQAYQVDLVKRTQTGMITNPVVIGPDATLDDLDQRCGEYRVSGLPVVDDAGVLIGIITNRDLRFTPVAEWATTLVRDVMTPMPLITAPVGISQEDATLLLRQHKRERLPIVDDAGRLAGLITVKDFVKSEQFPNASKDAQGRLLVGAAIGYFGDAWERATTLIDAGVDVLVADTAHGHVKLLLEMVERLKSDPATRHVQVIGGNVATREGAQAFIDAGVDGIKVGVGPGSICTTRIVTGVGAPQITAVHDASLAAKPAGIPVIADGGLQYSGDIAKAIVAGADTVMVGSLLAGCEESPGELIFVNGKQFKAYRGMGSLGAMSSRGKKSFSKDRYFQAEVTSDDQLVPEGIEGRVAYRGTLAQVAHQMVGGLRQSMFYVGAGTIPELQAKGKFVRITSASLKESHPHDIQGIVEAPNYSAH from the coding sequence ATGGATTTCGGTGACCCGACCGCCCGTGACCACACCGGGGGCGCGGCTCCCGACCCCTTCGCCAAGCTCGGCCTGACCTATGACGACGTCCTGCTGCTGCCCGGCTACAGCGAGCTGGCGCCCGGCGACCTCGACACGACGAGCCGCCTGACCCGCGAGATCAGCATCAGGACGCCGCTCATCTCGGCTGCGATGGACACCGTCACCGAGTCGCGCATGGCGATCGCCATGGCGCGTCAGGGTGGCATCGGCGTCCTCCACCGCAACCTGTCCATCGAGGACCAGGCCTACCAGGTCGACCTCGTCAAGCGGACCCAGACGGGCATGATCACCAACCCCGTCGTCATCGGCCCCGACGCGACCCTCGACGACCTCGACCAGCGCTGCGGGGAGTACCGCGTCTCCGGCCTGCCGGTCGTCGACGACGCGGGCGTGCTCATCGGCATCATCACCAACCGCGACCTGCGCTTCACGCCGGTCGCCGAGTGGGCCACGACGCTCGTGCGCGACGTCATGACCCCGATGCCGCTGATCACCGCGCCGGTCGGCATCTCGCAGGAGGACGCGACCCTCCTGCTGCGCCAGCACAAGCGCGAGCGGCTGCCGATCGTCGACGACGCCGGCCGTCTCGCCGGCCTCATCACGGTCAAGGACTTCGTCAAGAGCGAGCAGTTCCCCAATGCGAGCAAGGACGCGCAGGGCCGCCTGCTCGTCGGCGCGGCCATCGGCTACTTCGGTGACGCCTGGGAGCGCGCGACCACGCTCATCGACGCCGGCGTCGACGTCCTCGTCGCCGACACCGCCCACGGCCACGTCAAGCTGCTGCTCGAGATGGTCGAGCGGCTCAAGAGCGACCCCGCGACCCGCCACGTGCAGGTCATCGGCGGCAACGTCGCCACCCGCGAGGGCGCCCAGGCCTTCATCGACGCCGGCGTCGACGGGATCAAGGTCGGCGTCGGGCCGGGCTCCATCTGCACCACGCGCATCGTCACCGGTGTCGGCGCCCCGCAGATCACCGCGGTCCACGACGCCTCCCTCGCCGCGAAGCCGGCCGGGATCCCGGTCATCGCCGACGGCGGCCTGCAGTACTCCGGCGACATCGCCAAGGCGATCGTCGCCGGTGCCGACACCGTCATGGTCGGCTCGCTCCTCGCCGGCTGCGAGGAGAGCCCGGGCGAGCTGATCTTCGTCAACGGCAAGCAGTTCAAGGCCTACCGCGGCATGGGCAGCCTCGGCGCGATGAGCAGCCGCGGCAAGAAGTCCTTCAGCAAGGACCGCTACTTCCAGGCCGAGGTCACGAGCGACGACCAGCTCGTGCCCGAGGGCATCGAGGGCCGGGTCGCCTACCGCGGCACCCTCGCCCAGGTCGCGCACCAGATGGTCGGCGGCCTGCGGCAGTCGATGTTCTACGTCGGCGCCGGCACCATCCCCGAGCTGCAGGCGAAGGGGAAGTTCGTCCGGATCACCTCCGCCTCCCTCAAGGAGAGCCACCCGCACGACATCCAGGGCATCGTCGAGGCGCCCAACTACAGCGCCCACTGA
- the groES gene encoding co-chaperone GroES: protein MSVSIKPLEDRIVVKGIEAQQTTASGLVIPDTAKEKPQEGEVVAVGPGRFNDDGDERVPMDISVGDRVIYSKYGGTEIKHGGEEYLILSARDVLAILA from the coding sequence GTGTCGGTTTCCATCAAGCCGCTCGAGGACCGGATCGTCGTCAAGGGCATCGAGGCGCAGCAGACCACCGCCTCCGGCCTCGTCATCCCGGACACCGCCAAGGAGAAGCCGCAGGAGGGCGAGGTCGTCGCCGTCGGCCCCGGCCGCTTCAACGACGACGGTGACGAGCGCGTCCCGATGGACATCTCCGTCGGCGACCGCGTCATCTACTCCAAGTACGGCGGCACCGAGATCAAGCACGGCGGCGAGGAGTACCTCATCCTCTCCGCCCGCGACGTGCTCGCGATCCTCGCCTGA
- the groL gene encoding chaperonin GroEL (60 kDa chaperone family; promotes refolding of misfolded polypeptides especially under stressful conditions; forms two stacked rings of heptamers to form a barrel-shaped 14mer; ends can be capped by GroES; misfolded proteins enter the barrel where they are refolded when GroES binds), whose translation MAKELEFNDSARDALQRGVDQLANAVKVTLGPKGRNVVIDKQWGAPTITNDGVTIAREIELEDPYENLGAQLAKEVATKTNDVAGDGTTTATVLAQAMVKEGLRNVAAGAAPSGLKRGIDKAVEAVSARLLETAREVEGKDEIAQVASLSAQDQGIGGIIADAFDKVGKDGVITVEESSTAETALDFTEGMQFDKGYISPYFVTDPERMEGVLEDAYVLINQGKISNIQEILPVLEKVVQSGKPLLVIAEDIDGEALSTLVVNKLKGVFNVAAVKAPGFGDRRKAMLQDMAILTGGQVIAEEVGLKLDQVGLEDLGQARRIVVTKDNTTIIDGQGAADDVTGRVNQIKSEIERTDSDWDREKLQERLAKLAGGVCVIQVGAHTEVELKEKKHRIEDAISATRAAIEEGIVAGGGSALAHAVSALDAVQLEGDEQVGANIVRTAGVEPLRWIAENAGLEGYVAVAKVQELTPGQGLNAATGEYGDLIGQGVIDPVKVTRSALVNAASIASMVLTTDTLVVDKKEDEDEGHGHSH comes from the coding sequence ATGGCCAAGGAACTGGAGTTCAACGACTCCGCCCGTGACGCCCTTCAGCGCGGCGTCGACCAGCTCGCCAACGCCGTCAAGGTGACGCTCGGCCCCAAGGGCCGCAACGTCGTCATCGACAAGCAGTGGGGCGCCCCGACGATCACCAACGACGGCGTGACCATCGCCCGCGAGATCGAGCTCGAGGACCCCTACGAGAACCTCGGCGCCCAGCTCGCCAAGGAGGTCGCCACCAAGACCAACGACGTCGCCGGTGACGGCACGACGACCGCGACCGTCCTCGCCCAGGCCATGGTCAAGGAGGGCCTGCGCAATGTTGCCGCGGGCGCCGCCCCGTCCGGCCTCAAGCGCGGCATCGACAAGGCCGTCGAGGCCGTCTCGGCCCGCCTGCTCGAGACCGCCCGTGAGGTCGAGGGCAAGGACGAGATCGCCCAGGTCGCGTCGCTGTCCGCCCAGGACCAGGGCATCGGCGGGATCATCGCCGACGCCTTCGACAAGGTCGGCAAGGACGGCGTCATCACCGTCGAGGAGTCCTCGACCGCCGAGACCGCGCTCGACTTCACCGAGGGCATGCAGTTCGACAAGGGCTACATCAGCCCCTACTTCGTCACCGACCCGGAGCGCATGGAGGGTGTCCTCGAGGACGCCTACGTCCTGATCAACCAGGGCAAGATCTCCAACATCCAGGAGATCCTCCCGGTGCTGGAGAAGGTCGTGCAGTCCGGCAAGCCGCTGCTTGTCATCGCCGAGGACATCGACGGCGAGGCCCTCTCGACGCTCGTCGTCAACAAGCTCAAGGGCGTCTTCAACGTCGCGGCCGTCAAGGCCCCCGGCTTCGGCGACCGCCGCAAGGCGATGCTCCAGGACATGGCGATCCTCACCGGCGGTCAGGTCATCGCCGAGGAGGTCGGCCTCAAGCTCGACCAGGTCGGTCTCGAGGACCTCGGCCAGGCCCGTCGCATCGTCGTCACCAAGGACAACACGACGATCATCGACGGCCAGGGTGCCGCCGACGACGTGACCGGTCGGGTCAACCAGATCAAGTCCGAGATCGAGCGCACCGACTCCGACTGGGACCGCGAGAAGCTCCAGGAGCGCCTCGCCAAGCTCGCCGGTGGCGTCTGCGTCATCCAGGTCGGTGCCCACACCGAGGTCGAGCTCAAGGAGAAGAAGCACCGCATCGAGGACGCGATCTCCGCGACCCGCGCGGCCATCGAGGAGGGCATCGTCGCCGGCGGTGGCTCCGCCCTGGCGCACGCGGTCTCCGCGCTCGACGCCGTGCAGCTCGAGGGTGACGAGCAGGTCGGCGCCAACATCGTGCGCACCGCCGGTGTCGAGCCGTTGCGCTGGATCGCCGAGAACGCCGGCCTCGAGGGCTACGTCGCCGTCGCCAAGGTGCAGGAGCTGACCCCGGGTCAGGGCCTCAACGCCGCGACGGGCGAGTACGGCGACCTCATCGGCCAGGGCGTCATCGACCCGGTCAAGGTCACCCGCTCCGCGCTCGTCAACGCCGCCTCGATCGCGTCGATGGTCCTGACCACCGACACGCTCGTCGTGGACAAGAAGGAGGACGAGGACGAGGGCCACGGCCACTCGCACTGA
- a CDS encoding WhiB family transcriptional regulator, with protein MAHADKVPGPVADHWEWQFEGACRETGSESFYHPDGERGAARRLRDAAAKEICASCPVMAACREHALAIREPFGVWGGMTEDERQVALTERDIAAAGIAG; from the coding sequence ATGGCGCACGCAGACAAGGTGCCGGGTCCGGTCGCGGACCACTGGGAGTGGCAGTTCGAGGGCGCGTGCCGCGAGACGGGCAGCGAGTCCTTCTACCACCCGGACGGCGAGCGCGGCGCGGCCCGCCGCCTGCGCGACGCCGCCGCGAAGGAGATCTGCGCGAGCTGCCCCGTCATGGCTGCGTGCCGCGAGCACGCCCTGGCCATCCGCGAGCCCTTCGGCGTCTGGGGTGGCATGACCGAGGACGAGCGCCAGGTCGCGCTCACCGAGCGCGACATCGCCGCCGCCGGCATCGCCGGCTGA
- the serA gene encoding phosphoglycerate dehydrogenase, which produces MKVLLLENIHDVARDALVDAGFEVETRSGALDEAELISALEGVDLLGIRSKTKVTQAVIAARPELKAVGAFCIGTNQIDLDAAAQAGTVVFNAPFSNTRSVVELALGEIISLARHLTDKNAALHAGVWDKSAKGAHEVRGRTLGIVGYGNIGAQLSVVAEAFGMHVSFYDLEDKLPLGNAKKCDSLDELLETCETITLHVDGRAGNAGTFGAEQFAKMRPRSLFLNLSRGFVVDLEALRDNLVSGHIAGAAVDVFPSEPKKAGDPFENCLQGIPNVILTPHVGGSTEEAQYDIGRYVAGKLRDWADTGATSMSVNVPAVAAPVAAGSTRILHLHKNVPGVLARVNTILSEGDVNIDSQQLSTKGEYGYAVTDLASNLPADTEQRLRDLPETVEVRVIVTV; this is translated from the coding sequence GTGAAGGTGCTGCTGCTCGAAAACATCCATGACGTCGCCCGCGACGCGCTCGTCGACGCCGGCTTCGAGGTCGAGACCCGCTCCGGGGCCCTCGACGAGGCCGAGCTGATCTCCGCCCTCGAGGGGGTCGACCTGCTCGGCATCCGCTCGAAGACCAAGGTCACCCAGGCCGTCATCGCGGCCCGCCCGGAGCTCAAGGCCGTCGGCGCCTTCTGCATCGGCACCAACCAGATCGACCTCGACGCGGCCGCACAGGCCGGCACGGTCGTCTTCAACGCCCCCTTCTCCAACACGCGCAGCGTCGTCGAGCTGGCCCTCGGCGAGATCATCTCGCTCGCCCGCCACCTGACGGACAAGAATGCCGCGCTCCACGCCGGCGTCTGGGACAAGTCGGCGAAGGGAGCCCACGAGGTCCGCGGCCGCACCCTCGGCATCGTCGGCTACGGCAACATCGGCGCCCAGCTGTCCGTCGTCGCCGAGGCCTTCGGCATGCACGTCTCCTTCTACGACCTCGAGGACAAGCTGCCGCTCGGCAACGCCAAGAAGTGCGACAGCCTCGACGAGCTGCTCGAGACCTGCGAGACGATCACGCTCCACGTCGACGGTCGCGCGGGCAATGCCGGCACCTTCGGCGCCGAGCAGTTCGCGAAGATGCGCCCGCGCAGCCTCTTCCTCAACCTCTCCCGCGGCTTCGTCGTCGACCTCGAGGCCCTGCGCGACAACCTCGTCTCCGGGCACATCGCCGGCGCGGCCGTCGACGTCTTCCCGAGCGAGCCCAAGAAGGCAGGCGACCCCTTCGAGAACTGCCTGCAGGGCATCCCCAACGTCATCCTCACCCCGCACGTCGGCGGCTCCACCGAGGAGGCGCAGTACGACATCGGTCGCTACGTCGCCGGCAAGCTGCGCGACTGGGCCGACACCGGTGCGACCTCGATGTCGGTCAACGTCCCCGCCGTCGCCGCCCCCGTCGCCGCGGGCAGCACCCGCATCCTCCACCTGCACAAGAACGTCCCCGGCGTCCTCGCCCGGGTCAACACGATCCTGTCCGAGGGCGACGTCAACATCGACAGCCAGCAGCTGAGCACCAAGGGCGAGTACGGCTACGCCGTCACCGACCTCGCGAGCAACCTGCCCGCCGACACCGAGCAGCGCCTGCGCGACCTGCCCGAGACCGTCGAGGTCCGCGTCATCGTCACGGTCTGA